The DNA sequence CCTCGGCCGCGCTGCCGCCCGATACGGCGGAGAAGTACGACACGCCGTTTTCCGTCACCTTGGCTTCGTCGCCGGCGGGCAGGCTGCCCTGCTCCTGCACCACCTTCATCAGGCGGTCGGTAGCGGTTTTGGCGGCCTGCACGTTGGGCTGGTCGAAGGGGTTGATTTCGAGCACGGCGCTGGCTACGGCCGTAGCCACTTCCCAGCGGAAGAACTCCGCGCCCAGGTCCAGGGCATCGTGCATCCGCACCGAAATAACCGGGTGACCAGCGGCCTGCAAGGCAGCCAGCTTGGCCGTATTATCGGCGTCAGCGTCATTTTCATATCCCACGTACACGAATACGCGGTCCTGACCGTAGACTTCCGGCTCGCGGGCGGGCTCGCCGGCCACGGGTAGAATGCCTTTGCCTTCCTTACCGGTGCTTTCGGCAATGAGCTGCTCCAGCCACAAGCCCAGATCAGCCAGCGAATCGGGTACAATCAGGGTGAGTTTGTCGCGGCCTTGCTGGGCCAATACGCCCAGGGCCACGCCCAGCTCCAGGCCGGGATTCTGCTCTACCGAACCATACGCGCCGTTGGCGCGCATCATGCGGATAGCCCGCTCCAGAATTTCGCCGATGTTGAGGCCGTACAAGGCAGCTGGTACCAGCCCGAAGTACGACAAAGCCGAGAACCGGCCGCCCACTTCGGCGAAGTTGAGGAAGATGCGGCGGTAGCCCTGCTCGGTGGCCGAGGTCACGAACTTGGAGCCCGGGTCGGTAATGGCCACGAAGTTCTCGCCGGCCTTGTCGCCCTTGATTTGCTTAACCCGGTCGTAGAAATAGTCGCCGAAGGCCAGGGGCTCGGCCGTGGTGCCCGACTTGCTGGCCACGATAAACAGCGTGTCAGCCAGCGGCACCGATTCTTCAATCTGGCGCACCGTGCCGGGGTCGGTGGTGTCGAGCACCGACATCGGCAGGCCGGTTGAGCCCATCGGGAAGGACGATTTGAACACAATCGGGGCCATCGTGCTGCCGCCCATGCCCATGACCACCACGTGCTTGAAGCCCGCGGCCTTCACGTCGTTGACGAACTGCTCGATTTCGGGCACCGCCCCTACCATCGTTTCGGCCACGCGCAGCCAGCCCATGAAGGAACGGATGCTCTGCTGGCCTTCGGCGTCCTGCACCCACAAATCGGCCTGCTTGTTCCAGAAACCCTCGGTGAAGTTCTTGGCATTCAGCTCCTGAATTTTGGCGTCCACGGCGGCCTGGTACTGGCCCAGCTGCATGGTGGCTTCGGCGACGCTCGAATCAAGCGAGGTCAGGCGCTTTTTCTCGATGGAGTCCATCAGCTTGGCGAAGGGCTCCTTGAATTTCTTGGCCCCGTCTACTTCCAGGAAGTTGGTGTGCTCTTCCAGGTTGATGCCCAGCTCGGGCAGGCGGCGCAGCACCTCGGCGGCTTGGTCGAGGCCTTCCTCTAGGCGGTTGGCCGATTTGCCCCGTTCCCGGAAAATATCCAGGGTTTCGACCGGCACGGTGTTCACCGTCTTGGGGCCGATGAGGTTTTCCACGTACTTCAGGTCGTCGTACTTGGGGTTCTTGTTGCCGGTGCTGGCCCACAGCAGACGCTGCGTGTCGGCACCTTTGGCAGCCAGGGCTTCCCAGCGCGGGCCGGCGAAAATCTCCTGGTAAATCTGGTAGGCCTGCTTGGCGCTGGCCAAAGCCACTTCGCCTACCAGCGACTGGGCCAATTCGCCCTTCTCGCCCCCTTCGGCGGCAATTTTCTCCAGCAGCGGGTCAATCAGTACGTCGATGCGCGAGAGGAAGAAGCTGGCCACGGAGTCGATGTTCTCGATGGGCAGGCCGGCTTTCACCCGGTCTTCGAGGCCCGAGATAAAGGCTTCGGCCACCAGGCGGTAGCGCTCCAGGCCGAAAATCAGCGTCACGTTGACGTTGATACCTTCGGCAATGAGGCGGCGGATGGCGGGCAGGCCTTCCAGCGTGGCCGGCACCTTAATCATGACGTTGGGCCGGTTCACGGCTTTCCAGAACCGGATGCCTTCCTCAATCGTGCCCTCGGTGTCGTTGACCAGCTCCGGCGACACTTCCAGGCTCACGTAGCCGTCGGAAGCGTTGTCGTGGCTGTCGTAAAGCGGGCGGAACAGGTCGCAGGCGTGCTGCACGTCGGCCACGGCCAGGGCGGTGTAGATTTCGTCGGTGGTTTTGCCCTGCAGGGCCAGGCTGCGGATGGCCGCGTCGTAGTCGTCGGAGCCGCCGATGGCCTTCTCGAAAATGGCCGGATTCGACGTGACGCCGCGCAGGGCCTCGTCGGTAATGCGCCGCTGCAACTCCCCGTTGATCAGGATCTTGCGACGGATAAAGTCCAGCCAGATGCTTTGGTCGAATTGACGGATGTCAACTAATGGATTCATAGGGTTTCAGTTTGAAGTCGTTCCAAAGATCAGGAAACTCCTTCTTTAGGCTTTCACCGGGCCCGTTTATTTTGCTATAAATCCCTGATTTCCTACCTGATATTTTGCGGTAGGCCAGTGCAAACCGGAGCGCGACCGGTAGCGCGAACTGTGTAGTTCGCGTGGCTGAACGACCATCGTTGCAGAGGCGCGGGGTACGCGAACTACACAGTTCGCGCTACGACGCGGGGCTAGAAAGCAAACAGTGAGGCGCGCCAGCCGGCGGATGTAGCCGCCAACGTCCTGCGAAAAGCTCTCCCTCGATTCGCACTGCGCGCTGGTGCGCCTCGTTCTGCTTCCTCCTCTCCCACCCTTGCTGGCAGCCGGGCTGCCAGTACAATTGGTCGGGCGAAAAAGTACGGTCGGCCGGCAGGCGTTGCAGCACCTGCGCGGCCGGCTTTCCTCACTCACCTTTTATGATGCTTCGGGGTGGTGTAGAGACGCATACTTGCGTCTCGTCGTCCGCGCCGCAACAACGCTTGTCGTTCAACGAGGAGACGCAAGTATGCGTCTCTACACCGTTCTTAGATGTACTGGTTGATGATGCTTTCCAGCCACTCCTGCTTGCCGCTACGGGGCGTCGGCTCACCCGACTCGTGGGCAATTTTGCGCAGATCTTCCAACGTCAGCTGGCCCTTCTCGAAGGCCGCACCGGCACCGGAATCAAACGAGGCGTAACGCTCCTGCCGGAACGTGCGGTAGGCCGATTTTTCCAGGATGGCATCGGCCGTGACCAGGGCGCGGGCGAAGGTGTCCATACCGGCAATGTGGGCAATGAAGATGTCTTCGAGGTCGGTGGAGTTGCGGCGGGTTTTGGCGTCGAAGTTGATGCCGCCGTGCCGGAAGCCCCCGGCTTCGAGGATGATGAGCATGGACTCGGTCAGCTCGTTGAGGTTGTTGGGAAACTGGTCGGTGTCCCAACCGTTCTGGTAGTCGCCGCGGTTGGCATCCATTGAGCCCAGCATGCCCGCATCAGCGGCTACTTGCAACTCGTGCTCGAAGGTATGGCCGGCCAGCGTGGCGTGGTTTACTTCCAGGTTGAGCATGAAGTCGTTTTCCAGGCCGTGCTGCTTCAGAAAGCCGATTACCGTGGCCGCGTCGAAGTCGTACTGGTGCTTGGTGGGCTCGGCGGGCTTGGGCTCGATGAAGAACTTGCCCTGGAAGCCCTGCTGGCGGGCATAGTCGCGGGCCATGGTCAGGAAGCGGGCCATGTGTTCCTGCTCGCGCTTCATGTTGGTATTGAGCAAGGTCATGTAGCCTTCCCGGCCACCCCAGAACACGTAGTTTTCGCCGTTGAGGGCAATGGTAGCGTCAATGGCGTTCTTCACCTGCGTAGCGGCGTGGGCCACCACCTGGAAATCGGGGTTGGTGCTGGCCCCGTTCATGTAGCGCGGGTTCGAAAACACGTTGGCCGTGCCCCAGAGCAGCTTGACGCCGCTGGCCTGCTGGTGCTCCTTGGCGTAGTCCACGATGGTAGCCAGGTTGCGCTCATACTCGCTCAGCGACGAGCCTTCGTCCACCAGATCAATGTCGTGGAAGCAATAATACGGCGTGCCGAGCTTGGTGAAGAACTCGAAGGCGGCGTCCATCTTGTCCTTGGCGCGGCCGATGATTTCGTGGTGGGCATCCCAGGCGAAGTGCTTGGTGCCGGGGCCGAACGGGTCGCCGCCGGTGCCGGTGAAG is a window from the Hymenobacter aquaticus genome containing:
- the xylA gene encoding xylose isomerase — its product is MSSNTLSKTEYFTGIDTIRFEGRESDNPLAFKWYDENRLVAGKTMKEHLRFAVSYWHTFTGTGGDPFGPGTKHFAWDAHHEIIGRAKDKMDAAFEFFTKLGTPYYCFHDIDLVDEGSSLSEYERNLATIVDYAKEHQQASGVKLLWGTANVFSNPRYMNGASTNPDFQVVAHAATQVKNAIDATIALNGENYVFWGGREGYMTLLNTNMKREQEHMARFLTMARDYARQQGFQGKFFIEPKPAEPTKHQYDFDAATVIGFLKQHGLENDFMLNLEVNHATLAGHTFEHELQVAADAGMLGSMDANRGDYQNGWDTDQFPNNLNELTESMLIILEAGGFRHGGINFDAKTRRNSTDLEDIFIAHIAGMDTFARALVTADAILEKSAYRTFRQERYASFDSGAGAAFEKGQLTLEDLRKIAHESGEPTPRSGKQEWLESIINQYI
- a CDS encoding bifunctional transaldolase/phosoglucose isomerase translates to MNPLVDIRQFDQSIWLDFIRRKILINGELQRRITDEALRGVTSNPAIFEKAIGGSDDYDAAIRSLALQGKTTDEIYTALAVADVQHACDLFRPLYDSHDNASDGYVSLEVSPELVNDTEGTIEEGIRFWKAVNRPNVMIKVPATLEGLPAIRRLIAEGINVNVTLIFGLERYRLVAEAFISGLEDRVKAGLPIENIDSVASFFLSRIDVLIDPLLEKIAAEGGEKGELAQSLVGEVALASAKQAYQIYQEIFAGPRWEALAAKGADTQRLLWASTGNKNPKYDDLKYVENLIGPKTVNTVPVETLDIFRERGKSANRLEEGLDQAAEVLRRLPELGINLEEHTNFLEVDGAKKFKEPFAKLMDSIEKKRLTSLDSSVAEATMQLGQYQAAVDAKIQELNAKNFTEGFWNKQADLWVQDAEGQQSIRSFMGWLRVAETMVGAVPEIEQFVNDVKAAGFKHVVVMGMGGSTMAPIVFKSSFPMGSTGLPMSVLDTTDPGTVRQIEESVPLADTLFIVASKSGTTAEPLAFGDYFYDRVKQIKGDKAGENFVAITDPGSKFVTSATEQGYRRIFLNFAEVGGRFSALSYFGLVPAALYGLNIGEILERAIRMMRANGAYGSVEQNPGLELGVALGVLAQQGRDKLTLIVPDSLADLGLWLEQLIAESTGKEGKGILPVAGEPAREPEVYGQDRVFVYVGYENDADADNTAKLAALQAAGHPVISVRMHDALDLGAEFFRWEVATAVASAVLEINPFDQPNVQAAKTATDRLMKVVQEQGSLPAGDEAKVTENGVSYFSAVSGGSAAEVLQNFFGQAKDGDFLNIQAYLTESDELNKGLAELRTQVQEQLHLATTSGYGPRFLHSTGQYHKGGPDKGLFVQFTVDHPQDLALPGRSYSFGTFKNAQAAGDLQALHDYNRRTLRIHLGDNAEQGLRTVLSALQSAPLTAKRA